A segment of the Bacillus sp. es.034 genome:
CAAGGGGTTATTCAAATAAAGTGAGAAGCTTCTTCCTTCTGGGATGAAGCTTTTTCTTATTTGAAGAAAATCTATCTTTCTAGCATTCCTTGTTCTAATCTCCTCCCTCCTTCATACATTGATACTATAGGATGATAGAAAAGGGAGGATGAAAGGATGTTGAAAGTGATCCGCCAGGCAACGAGTGAGGACATTCATGAAGTCGTGGCCTTCTTGACGAAAGCAGGATTGAGCACGGAAGGCATTAAACATAGCATTGATTGTTTTTTAGTAGTGGAAGATGAGGAAAACCGCTTGATCGGGACGCTTGGAATCGAGGTGCAGGGGAAGATCGGACTCCTTCGATCACTCGTAGTCACTTCTTCATTTGAAAGTGAAGAGTTATTTGCTCTCTTTCAGGAGATTTTAAAGCTTGCGAAAGAAAAGGATCTGAAGCGTCTCTATTTGATTTCCAATCGGAAAGCATCCCTCGCGTTCTTTGACCTGCTGGGTTTTCAACAGGAAGCAGATCCTGTTGTGGATGAGTTGGAGAACTTCATTCATGCGAAAAAGTTATCCACTGTGGATAACTGTATCACCATGAAATTGGATTTATAGATTTTTCGACAAGGATTTTATCCTAAAATTCAGGACTGGACCATTCTCATAAAAATGGTTCAGTTTTTTTCGTTTGCCATTCGACAAAATATGAGAAAGCGGTAACTATTTCTTTTTTCAGAATTATTCACACCATCCACAGGTTTATCCACAATTTTCAACAAGTTATATGCAGTTTGTGGATAATACTTGAGAATTCAAGGTGTTTCTTTTATACTTTCAAAAGTATAGGAACTTGTAAATTCAGTATTTGCAGACAAAAATCGACGAGATTTAGCTTAGTAACATAAAGGTGGATGACATAGATGATGAAACATTGGATTGTGGAAAGTGATGTGGATAAAAACAAAAGTTATCCACAAATTGTGGATGCAGCGAAAATCCTTCAACAGGATGAGGTGGTGGCGTTCCCGACAGAGACGGTTTATGGACTGGGTGCCAATGCCACATCGGATACTGCGGTGGAAAAAATCTTCAAAGCGAAGGGCAGGCCTTCGGATAATCCGCTGATTGTCCACATATCAAATAAAGAGCAGTTAGAGGGATTGGTCGAAGAGATCCCGTCGGATGCTTCGAAACTCATTGAAGCATACTGGCCAGGGCCACTGACGATCATTTTTAAAAATAAGGAAAACGTCTTTTCCGGAAGGGTGACGGCTGGACTCGATACTGTGGGGATCCGGATGCCGGACCATCCCGTGGCGCTCTCGATCATCGAGGCAGCGGGACTTCCGATTGCCGCTCCGAGTGCGAACCGTTCGGGTAAACCGAGTCCGACAACGGCTCAGCATGTCATTGATGACCTGGAAGGCCGGATCGCCGGAGTGGTGGATGGTGGCGAGACGGGAGTCGGAGTCGAGTCTACGGTGGTGGATTGTACGGGAGAAATCCCGGTCATTTTGCGTCCTGGCGGCATCACGAAAGAGCAGCTGGAAGAAGTCGTCGGTAAAGTGGAAGTGGATCCTTCCTTGAAAGAAGGCAAGGGTGCCCCGAAATCACCAGGGATGAAATACACCCACTACGCCCCGGATGCCCCTGTTTATCTTGTGGACGGAACGAAGGAAGATGTGCAGCGATTGGTGGAT
Coding sequences within it:
- a CDS encoding L-threonylcarbamoyladenylate synthase; translation: MMKHWIVESDVDKNKSYPQIVDAAKILQQDEVVAFPTETVYGLGANATSDTAVEKIFKAKGRPSDNPLIVHISNKEQLEGLVEEIPSDASKLIEAYWPGPLTIIFKNKENVFSGRVTAGLDTVGIRMPDHPVALSIIEAAGLPIAAPSANRSGKPSPTTAQHVIDDLEGRIAGVVDGGETGVGVESTVVDCTGEIPVILRPGGITKEQLEEVVGKVEVDPSLKEGKGAPKSPGMKYTHYAPDAPVYLVDGTKEDVQRLVDEKKGEGLKVGVLTTEEQMDWYQADLILSAGRRDDLKTVAQHLYDTLRAFNRSNVDIIFAEMFPEEGVGLAIMNRLQKAAGYRVIKG